A window of the Bacteroides thetaiotaomicron VPI-5482 genome harbors these coding sequences:
- a CDS encoding GH92 family glycosyl hydrolase, with the protein MKRTIVQIIFFIYCIANVYPQYSTIWQLGKTDNSSKEFALAPDGKDRFIISGFGDNKKYFYAGEHTPADFPYIIPGPTAEWAGSSYWAGQCRIQLPILIKLSDVNPLKKYQWNIFIENVEYEDCMFLRLEVNGKNYDSPIKPGTKQLTYSIQPGILKEGYNKIVMQLFNGKSLTFDAICLNGPQETQINKIGDTPIISMKMADYELEQGKTRTQPLLLKTITKKSGTLKIQINQKKIFKQVEEGENIYEIPTGKLKDQSKIKVKISTEGQTVATQEFIRSNQQLRRSIDYVDQFAGSSGSRWMIGPGPWMPFGMVKLMPDNEDAHWKAGYEYNVENIMGFSHIHEWTMTGLLMMPTTGDLKIQPGTEKQPDYGYRSRINKKTETARIGYYSVNLTDYNIQAELTATTRSSLQRYTFNKAEQPRILVDFFFPAEYDWNLDDVYVKKVSDTEIEGWTLNDCRSTGYHGVQRYKLHFVMQFDKPFKTMNGWIRNKVYSQIEQLHKSNMKSRQVFTVENNSQDKLDAGIFLDFNLNTGDDVMVRTGISLVSIDNARLNLEEEIARPFGWNFDKVVTNQQDTWETLFQRVSITTDNYLLKQKFYTNLYRSISPRTIWNDVNGEWIDMNGNKALIDKPGKSVYGGDSAWGMHWTLGPFYNLLYPEYMSNWIYTYEQFYRRGGWLPNGNPGMKYFRVMIGNPALPLIVSGYQHGIRDFDSQLMYRALIHQQTATMINYPGGGQVGNESYPDYITKGYVPLYDDAWDWNSPHYQSYVSNTMEYSYQDYCAAQYFDALNKKDDFNTFMKRSDNWKNIFDPSTGYVRPRRPNGEWIENTNPYHAPGFCEGSAWQFTWYVPHDVKSLINLIGERQFIDRLNAGFATSEKVSFNALGDNMGAYPINHGNETNMQAAYLFSYTSEPWHTQKWARAIQEKYYGMGPRDAYPGDEDQGQMSSWYILSSIGLFQMDGGCSKDPVWLLGSPRFDRVEILLDNTYYSGKKLIIKAENVSKDNCYIQYVRFNNKRLSNNYIEWSKLKKGGTLHFIMGDRPNPNAFK; encoded by the coding sequence ATGAAACGAACTATTGTACAAATTATCTTTTTCATATATTGTATTGCGAATGTATATCCACAATACAGCACAATCTGGCAACTTGGCAAAACAGATAATTCATCCAAGGAGTTTGCCTTAGCACCGGATGGAAAAGATCGATTTATTATCTCCGGATTTGGGGATAATAAAAAATATTTTTATGCAGGCGAACACACACCGGCCGATTTTCCATACATTATACCGGGGCCTACTGCTGAATGGGCTGGCTCATCTTACTGGGCAGGACAATGCAGGATACAACTTCCTATTTTAATAAAACTATCCGATGTCAATCCGCTAAAGAAATATCAATGGAATATTTTTATAGAGAATGTAGAATACGAAGACTGTATGTTCTTAAGACTGGAAGTCAACGGAAAGAATTACGATTCTCCTATAAAGCCTGGCACCAAACAGCTAACATATTCAATACAGCCCGGAATTCTAAAGGAAGGGTACAACAAGATTGTAATGCAGTTATTCAACGGTAAATCCCTAACTTTTGACGCCATTTGCCTAAACGGACCTCAAGAGACACAAATCAATAAGATAGGTGATACTCCTATTATTTCAATGAAAATGGCTGATTATGAATTAGAACAAGGGAAAACAAGAACACAGCCTCTTCTACTGAAAACTATAACTAAAAAATCCGGAACACTTAAAATACAAATCAACCAAAAGAAGATATTCAAACAAGTAGAAGAAGGAGAGAATATCTACGAAATTCCAACCGGAAAACTTAAAGACCAGTCTAAAATCAAAGTTAAAATATCAACAGAAGGACAAACAGTAGCAACTCAAGAATTTATCCGTAGTAACCAGCAACTACGCAGATCAATTGATTATGTTGATCAGTTTGCTGGTTCCAGTGGTTCACGATGGATGATAGGCCCCGGACCATGGATGCCATTTGGAATGGTAAAACTTATGCCCGATAACGAAGATGCCCATTGGAAAGCAGGATATGAATATAACGTTGAAAACATAATGGGATTCAGCCACATTCACGAATGGACAATGACAGGACTCTTAATGATGCCAACTACGGGAGATTTAAAAATACAACCCGGAACAGAAAAACAGCCGGACTATGGGTATCGCTCCCGAATTAATAAGAAAACCGAAACAGCCCGAATCGGTTATTATTCTGTTAATCTTACAGATTATAATATCCAAGCAGAATTAACAGCAACTACCCGCAGTTCCCTTCAGCGATACACATTCAACAAAGCAGAGCAGCCACGAATACTAGTTGACTTTTTCTTTCCAGCAGAATACGACTGGAATTTAGATGATGTATACGTAAAAAAAGTATCTGACACAGAAATAGAGGGATGGACCTTGAACGATTGCCGGTCAACAGGATACCATGGAGTACAAAGATATAAATTACATTTTGTCATGCAGTTTGATAAGCCATTCAAAACAATGAATGGCTGGATACGAAACAAAGTATATAGCCAAATTGAACAGCTACATAAATCAAACATGAAGTCCCGACAGGTATTTACAGTCGAAAATAACAGTCAAGACAAACTGGACGCAGGAATCTTCCTCGACTTTAACCTTAACACTGGTGATGATGTTATGGTAAGGACAGGTATTTCATTAGTAAGCATTGATAACGCACGGCTAAATCTGGAAGAAGAAATAGCGAGACCATTCGGATGGAATTTTGATAAAGTTGTCACCAATCAACAAGATACCTGGGAAACACTTTTCCAAAGAGTCAGTATCACAACAGACAATTACCTCTTAAAGCAAAAATTCTACACCAATCTTTACCGTTCTATCAGTCCACGGACCATCTGGAATGATGTAAATGGGGAATGGATAGATATGAACGGTAACAAAGCTCTTATAGACAAGCCAGGTAAAAGCGTATATGGAGGTGATTCTGCTTGGGGAATGCATTGGACATTAGGTCCATTTTATAATCTTCTCTATCCGGAGTACATGTCCAATTGGATTTACACTTACGAGCAGTTCTATCGTCGTGGCGGCTGGCTTCCCAATGGTAATCCCGGTATGAAATATTTCAGAGTCATGATAGGCAATCCTGCTTTGCCATTGATAGTCTCCGGCTATCAACATGGAATTCGTGACTTCGACAGTCAACTCATGTATCGGGCATTAATTCACCAACAAACAGCCACTATGATAAACTATCCCGGAGGAGGACAAGTCGGTAACGAAAGTTATCCCGATTATATAACCAAAGGTTATGTACCTCTATACGATGACGCATGGGATTGGAATTCTCCGCATTATCAATCATACGTTTCCAATACAATGGAATACTCATATCAAGACTATTGCGCTGCTCAATATTTTGACGCTCTTAATAAAAAAGATGACTTCAATACATTTATGAAACGTTCTGATAACTGGAAAAACATATTCGACCCATCAACCGGATATGTACGCCCCCGACGTCCCAACGGAGAGTGGATCGAAAACACCAACCCATATCATGCTCCCGGATTTTGCGAAGGCAGCGCTTGGCAATTCACCTGGTACGTTCCTCATGATGTAAAAAGCCTCATCAATTTAATAGGAGAGCGTCAATTCATCGACCGGCTGAATGCCGGATTTGCAACATCCGAAAAAGTAAGCTTCAATGCTTTAGGAGATAATATGGGAGCTTATCCTATTAATCATGGGAATGAAACAAATATGCAGGCAGCTTACCTCTTCTCTTATACCAGTGAGCCGTGGCACACCCAGAAATGGGCACGTGCTATACAAGAAAAATATTATGGAATGGGTCCCCGAGACGCCTATCCGGGAGACGAAGATCAAGGCCAAATGAGTTCTTGGTACATCTTAAGCAGCATAGGACTTTTCCAAATGGATGGCGGTTGCAGCAAAGATCCTGTATGGTTACTGGGGAGTCCGCGATTTGACCGGGTAGAAATTCTGTTAGACAACACCTATTACTCTGGAAAAAAACTTATCATAAAAGCAGAAAATGTATCCAAAGACAATTGTTACATTCAATATGTAAGATTCAATAACAAGCGCCTTAGTAATAACTATATAGAATGGAGTAAACTCAAAAAAGGAGGAACACTTCATTTCATTATGGGTGACCGACCAAATCCAAATGCATTTAAATAA
- a CDS encoding SusC/RagA family TonB-linked outer membrane protein, with amino-acid sequence MKKLLCNLPRFVLWIAFLLIIESYVTLQAQTSSSNNSSKAISGKIVDETDLPIAGATVQVKGSTKGAISDIDGLFTISSEPGSILIFSFLGYQSIEYKIDKVPQTIKLLPKVDELDEVTVVGFAKQKKESVIGAISTLKPERLKIPTSNLTQALGGNVAGIISYQLSGEPGNDNVEFFIRGVTTFGYSKSPLILIDNIESSTTDLSRLSADDIAAFSIMKDATATAIYGARGANGVILITTKQGKPGKVKISARVEGSLSAPTKRIDMVDPISYMKYHNEAVLTRNPLAVRPHTDEKIASTKAGKNPYVYPAVDWYNELFNDNVFNSRANINMSGGSETARYYVSLGISDDNGIMKVDKRNNYNSNIDLKKIYVRSNIDIDVTKTTTFSVKFSGNFDDYTGPIVSGNDLYRRAMATSPVLFPKYYMPDENHTSTSHILFGNAGDGNYINPYAEMIRGYKQYTNSVISAQAELNQKLDFITPGLSIKVFASTTRNSYSGQQRSTSPFYYSISYYDKLTDTYTLRELNPNGGREDLDYTAEGNQVSSSYYYEASLNYNRTFREKHNITGLLVGVLRENKSGGASSIQTSLPARNIGLSGRFTYAYDGRYFAEANFGYNGSERFAKNERFGLFPSIGAGWMISEEKFWNQDLKNIINKLKLKGTYGLVGNDNIGAWNDRFFYMSEVNLNGSGANFSWGQDFERNVGTIDMIRYRNDKIKWEIAQKMNLGLEVGLFNIFDIQFDYFTEYRKNIFGERQTIPYEMGFSAPLFANKGEASSHGFEVQVDANHAFNKNFWLGVRGNFTYATGKYEYVEEPYRPYPWLSHIGKRIEQSYGLVAERLFIDEEDIANSPVQTYGEYMPGDIKYKDINNDGIINDEDIVPIGFAKSPEIVYGFGVSMGYKNFDISCFFQGAARSSFFINSKATNPFMQMDLGGNNLNGMMQAYADDYWSESNRNIYATFPRLSTTDIANNNRNSTWWLRDGSYLRLKSVEIGYTLPKRLTSHLGMSNLRIYASGLNLFAWNRFKLWDVEQGNDGMQYPIQAVYNFGINLSF; translated from the coding sequence ATGAAGAAGCTTTTATGCAACTTACCACGCTTCGTATTATGGATAGCTTTCCTTCTAATCATTGAAAGCTATGTAACCTTGCAAGCTCAAACCAGTAGTAGTAACAACTCATCCAAAGCAATATCAGGGAAAATTGTGGATGAAACAGATTTGCCTATTGCAGGAGCTACTGTACAGGTGAAAGGATCAACAAAAGGAGCCATTTCGGATATAGATGGCTTATTTACTATTTCATCCGAACCAGGCTCTATTTTGATTTTCTCATTTTTAGGATACCAATCTATTGAATACAAGATAGATAAAGTACCTCAAACCATTAAACTTTTGCCAAAGGTAGATGAATTGGATGAAGTTACTGTGGTTGGTTTTGCTAAACAGAAAAAAGAAAGTGTGATTGGAGCAATATCAACCTTAAAACCTGAAAGATTAAAAATTCCAACCAGTAATCTGACTCAAGCCTTAGGTGGTAATGTTGCCGGAATTATATCTTACCAGTTGTCCGGTGAACCTGGAAATGACAATGTGGAATTCTTTATTCGCGGTGTGACAACTTTTGGTTACTCTAAAAGTCCACTGATATTAATCGATAATATCGAATCATCTACTACTGATCTTTCCAGACTGTCCGCAGATGACATTGCTGCTTTCTCTATAATGAAAGATGCAACAGCAACTGCCATTTATGGTGCACGCGGAGCTAATGGAGTCATTTTGATTACTACCAAGCAAGGCAAACCCGGTAAGGTAAAAATTAGTGCCAGAGTGGAAGGTTCATTGTCAGCACCTACAAAAAGAATAGACATGGTAGATCCTATCAGCTATATGAAATACCACAATGAAGCTGTACTCACACGTAATCCGTTAGCTGTCCGGCCTCATACCGATGAGAAAATAGCATCAACAAAAGCCGGCAAAAATCCCTATGTATATCCGGCGGTAGACTGGTACAATGAATTATTTAATGATAATGTATTTAATTCACGTGCCAACATCAATATGAGCGGAGGTAGTGAAACTGCCAGATATTATGTTTCTTTAGGCATATCGGATGACAATGGTATCATGAAGGTAGATAAACGAAACAATTATAACAGTAACATTGATTTAAAAAAAATCTATGTACGTTCTAACATTGATATTGATGTGACCAAGACGACTACATTTTCTGTAAAATTCAGTGGCAATTTTGATGATTATACCGGTCCTATTGTAAGCGGCAATGATCTATACCGAAGAGCAATGGCAACAAGTCCTGTTTTATTCCCCAAATATTATATGCCTGATGAAAATCATACATCTACTTCACATATTTTATTTGGTAACGCAGGTGATGGTAATTACATCAATCCCTATGCGGAAATGATACGTGGTTACAAACAATACACCAATTCGGTTATTTCTGCCCAGGCGGAATTAAATCAGAAATTAGATTTTATAACTCCAGGACTTAGTATCAAAGTCTTCGCAAGTACTACCCGAAATTCATACAGCGGACAACAACGTTCTACTTCACCCTTTTATTATTCAATCAGCTATTATGATAAACTAACCGACACATATACTTTAAGGGAGCTGAACCCTAATGGTGGACGGGAAGATTTGGATTATACAGCAGAAGGGAATCAAGTCAGCAGTTCGTATTATTATGAAGCATCTCTCAACTACAACCGTACGTTCCGGGAAAAGCATAATATCACCGGATTATTAGTAGGAGTTCTGAGAGAGAATAAGAGCGGAGGCGCAAGTTCGATACAGACATCTTTACCAGCCCGTAACATTGGATTATCAGGTCGTTTTACATACGCATACGACGGACGATATTTTGCTGAAGCAAACTTTGGTTACAATGGTTCCGAAAGATTTGCCAAAAATGAACGATTCGGACTCTTTCCTTCGATAGGAGCAGGCTGGATGATCTCCGAAGAAAAGTTTTGGAATCAAGACCTTAAGAATATTATCAATAAACTGAAACTAAAAGGAACTTACGGTTTGGTAGGTAACGACAATATTGGTGCATGGAATGACAGATTCTTTTATATGTCCGAGGTAAATCTAAACGGTAGTGGTGCAAATTTCAGTTGGGGACAAGATTTTGAACGGAATGTCGGTACTATCGACATGATACGCTATCGAAATGACAAAATCAAATGGGAAATTGCTCAAAAAATGAATTTAGGTCTCGAAGTTGGGCTATTTAATATATTTGACATACAATTCGATTACTTCACCGAATATCGAAAAAACATCTTTGGCGAACGCCAAACCATCCCGTATGAAATGGGATTCAGTGCACCTCTTTTTGCTAATAAAGGAGAAGCTTCTTCACATGGATTCGAAGTACAAGTAGATGCCAACCACGCATTTAACAAAAACTTCTGGCTGGGAGTACGTGGTAATTTCACTTATGCAACAGGCAAATACGAGTATGTAGAAGAGCCATACCGTCCTTATCCTTGGCTCAGCCACATTGGAAAACGTATCGAACAATCTTATGGACTGGTAGCGGAAAGACTGTTTATTGATGAAGAAGATATTGCAAATTCACCTGTTCAGACATACGGAGAATATATGCCTGGTGACATAAAATATAAGGACATAAATAATGATGGAATAATTAATGACGAAGATATAGTTCCAATTGGATTTGCCAAATCTCCAGAAATTGTATACGGCTTCGGAGTGTCGATGGGATACAAGAATTTTGATATTTCTTGTTTCTTTCAAGGAGCAGCCAGATCTTCTTTCTTTATTAATTCCAAAGCAACGAATCCTTTCATGCAAATGGATCTCGGAGGAAACAACCTCAATGGTATGATGCAAGCATATGCGGATGATTACTGGTCTGAATCGAATCGTAATATATACGCTACTTTCCCAAGATTGTCAACTACTGACATTGCAAACAATAACAGAAACAGTACATGGTGGTTACGCGACGGTTCTTACTTGCGTTTAAAATCAGTCGAAATCGGATATACATTACCTAAAAGGCTGACCAGCCATCTAGGTATGTCCAATTTGAGAATCTATGCCAGCGGACTAAATCTTTTCGCATGGAATCGTTTTAAATTATGGGATGTAGAACAAGGAAACGACGGAATGCAATATCCTATTCAGGCAGTTTACAATTTTGGTATTAACTTAAGCTTCTGA
- a CDS encoding MFS transporter, producing MKNKSKILPVLFGFFIMGFCDLVGVSVTYAKDYFSWSETQAGFLPSMVFIWFLLISIPISIWMDKKGRKTISLIGLLSTFIGMLLPLLTFTQTACYIAFALLGIGNTILQVSLNPLLTNVIAEGKLSSIMTAGQFIKALSSFVGPIVAGFCSVYFNNWILMFPIFAAITLISGIWLFFTPINEKDDKRLTSSFYQVISLLKNKTICLLFGGIICIVGLDVGMNVFTPKLLIENAELTKEIASYGTSWYFAARTLGTLCGVILLAKFSEIYYYRINMFIVLIALSCIYWIHSQYIILLLVCIIAFAMSSIFAVIYSLALHTLPYKTNEISGLMITGISGGSIIPPLMGVCADYTESQSGSILVMLICVIYLILCSFHKFKTIHTKPH from the coding sequence ATGAAAAATAAAAGTAAGATACTACCAGTTCTTTTTGGTTTCTTTATTATGGGGTTCTGTGACTTAGTAGGAGTATCAGTCACCTATGCGAAAGATTATTTCAGTTGGAGCGAAACCCAAGCCGGTTTCCTGCCATCAATGGTATTTATATGGTTTTTACTCATCTCTATTCCGATTTCTATCTGGATGGACAAGAAAGGTAGAAAAACAATATCACTGATAGGACTTTTATCTACTTTTATTGGAATGTTACTTCCATTACTTACATTCACACAGACAGCCTGTTATATCGCCTTTGCACTTTTAGGCATAGGAAATACCATCCTTCAAGTGTCACTTAATCCTTTATTAACCAATGTTATCGCTGAAGGAAAATTATCAAGCATTATGACAGCCGGACAATTCATCAAAGCACTATCTTCTTTTGTAGGACCTATAGTGGCCGGATTCTGCTCTGTTTATTTCAACAACTGGATATTAATGTTTCCCATATTCGCCGCCATTACTCTAATTTCCGGAATCTGGTTATTTTTCACTCCAATAAATGAGAAAGACGACAAAAGATTAACATCCAGTTTCTATCAAGTTATTTCTCTCCTGAAAAATAAAACCATCTGCCTTTTATTCGGAGGCATCATTTGTATTGTTGGCTTAGATGTAGGAATGAATGTATTTACCCCAAAACTTTTAATTGAAAATGCAGAGTTGACTAAAGAAATCGCAAGTTATGGTACAAGCTGGTATTTTGCCGCTCGCACTTTGGGGACCTTATGTGGTGTAATTCTATTAGCAAAGTTTTCCGAAATTTATTATTATCGGATCAATATGTTCATTGTATTAATAGCTTTGTCCTGCATTTATTGGATACATTCTCAATATATTATTTTGTTATTAGTATGCATTATAGCCTTTGCAATGTCTAGCATATTTGCCGTCATCTACTCGCTAGCCTTGCATACATTACCCTATAAAACCAACGAAATATCAGGACTCATGATAACTGGGATATCCGGTGGCTCCATCATTCCTCCTCTCATGGGAGTTTGCGCAGATTATACCGAAAGCCAATCAGGCTCCATCCTTGTCATGCTAATTTGTGTAATCTATCTAATTTTATGTTCGTTTCATAAATTTAAAACCATACACACAAAGCCGCATTAA
- a CDS encoding RagB/SusD family nutrient uptake outer membrane protein — translation MKYKHLFTSTLLAILITSCNYLDIVPDNIATLEMAFNTRANAEKYLATCYNFVPAAANLDHNSGLICGGEMWYLKPESHYYKNITSFNIARGMQNSNDPLLNYWDGGQGGYNIFRGIHECNIFIDNIDRVPDMRMEEKNKWKAEVMTLKAYYIYYLMLHYGPIPLLKENISVEADLDMMQLERETINDIVTYTTDLLDEAMNIPSGLTFNVTSPRTELGRITLPIAKAIKAKLLILAASPLFNGNTMYAEFVNSEGIPFFDQEYKKEKWEAAAAACLDAINTAHEAGASLYKFDEKLNYTPSSTLQQELTLRNTITGRFNSEIIWALGSNATDGIQNLCQAHLTSYSLGNRMIRSCSQLVPSLEIVEQFYTANGVPMDEDKDYEYENRYKLTTTPEDDPIHFTPNYTTIKMHLNREPRFYAYIGFDGGKWFSIECCNDNETSSYPIKSKKGDIAGVSDELYSPTGYFTKKLVSYQNVNTSATNINYVYSFPIIRLSDLYLLYAEALNELNETPTTDVYYYVQQVRNKAGLDEGGSLVNTWRNHSNRPDKPTTQRGMREIIQKERMIELAFEGHRYHDVRRWKLGSTYLNTQIKGWSVLEQDPEYFYNVRVLFTRKFMPRDYLWPIKTNSINRNPKLVQNPQW, via the coding sequence ATGAAATACAAACATTTATTCACTAGTACATTATTGGCGATATTAATCACATCCTGCAACTATCTTGATATCGTGCCGGATAATATCGCAACGCTTGAAATGGCATTCAACACTCGGGCTAATGCTGAAAAATATTTAGCCACCTGCTATAACTTCGTACCTGCAGCAGCCAATCTTGATCACAACTCCGGCCTCATCTGCGGTGGAGAAATGTGGTATCTGAAACCAGAGTCCCACTACTATAAAAATATAACCTCATTCAACATTGCACGTGGTATGCAAAACTCTAACGACCCCTTACTAAATTACTGGGATGGAGGTCAGGGAGGCTACAACATATTCAGAGGAATCCATGAATGCAATATTTTTATAGACAACATCGATCGCGTACCTGACATGCGTATGGAAGAGAAAAATAAATGGAAAGCCGAAGTGATGACTCTGAAAGCATATTATATTTATTATCTCATGTTGCACTATGGGCCCATTCCTTTACTTAAAGAGAACATCAGCGTAGAAGCAGACTTAGATATGATGCAACTGGAGAGAGAAACGATAAATGATATCGTCACTTATACAACTGATTTATTGGATGAAGCCATGAACATCCCTTCCGGATTAACATTCAATGTGACTTCTCCACGCACGGAATTAGGGCGTATCACATTACCTATTGCGAAAGCAATCAAGGCTAAATTACTAATACTGGCTGCCAGTCCTTTATTCAACGGCAATACAATGTATGCTGAATTTGTCAATTCAGAAGGGATACCTTTCTTCGACCAAGAGTATAAAAAGGAAAAATGGGAGGCGGCAGCCGCAGCGTGCCTGGATGCCATCAACACTGCCCACGAAGCCGGAGCTTCTTTATACAAATTTGATGAGAAGCTAAATTATACTCCTTCATCAACTTTACAACAAGAGTTGACACTACGCAACACAATTACCGGTCGTTTTAATTCTGAAATAATATGGGCATTAGGTTCCAATGCAACAGATGGAATACAGAATCTATGCCAAGCGCATTTAACCAGCTATTCATTGGGGAACAGAATGATTCGTAGTTGCTCACAACTTGTGCCGTCATTAGAAATTGTAGAACAATTCTATACAGCGAACGGAGTCCCGATGGATGAGGATAAAGATTATGAATATGAAAACAGATATAAACTGACAACAACTCCGGAAGATGATCCTATTCATTTTACACCAAACTACACAACTATCAAGATGCATTTAAACAGAGAGCCTCGTTTTTATGCCTATATTGGTTTTGATGGTGGAAAATGGTTCTCCATCGAATGCTGTAACGACAATGAAACGAGCTCCTATCCTATCAAATCAAAGAAAGGAGATATTGCCGGCGTTTCAGACGAACTATATTCACCGACAGGTTATTTCACAAAGAAATTGGTTAGTTATCAAAACGTAAACACCAGTGCGACCAATATCAATTACGTATATTCTTTCCCGATTATTCGCCTGTCCGATCTATACCTGTTATATGCAGAAGCTCTCAACGAGCTTAATGAAACTCCGACTACAGATGTATACTACTATGTACAACAGGTCAGGAATAAAGCCGGTCTGGATGAAGGAGGTTCTTTGGTAAATACATGGCGTAATCATTCCAACCGCCCGGATAAGCCAACCACCCAAAGAGGAATGCGTGAAATTATACAGAAAGAGCGAATGATAGAGCTTGCATTCGAAGGCCATCGTTACCATGATGTACGCAGATGGAAGTTAGGCTCTACATATCTGAATACTCAGATAAAAGGCTGGTCGGTGTTAGAGCAGGACCCGGAGTACTTTTATAATGTACGAGTTCTCTTCACGAGAAAATTCATGCCAAGAGATTATTTATGGCCTATTAAGACCAATTCTATCAACAGAAATCCGAAACTTGTTCAGAATCCTCAATGGTAA
- a CDS encoding DUF5000 domain-containing lipoprotein, producing MKNIAFILLILAAVCFANCAGDYEAEPRGTNDGKAPAPITNISVKNVNGGAIIKYTPSDDVDLLYVKAIFTNTRGEQQEVKSSMYVDSLVIEGLGDTQKREVKLYSVDRHENYSTPAIVTIEPLTPAVVQTQESLKVTESFGGFFLDFNNAARSALSFYIYKWVDEHNEYEIHDVYSSQQEEGRLTIKGLEHKLLKLAIFVRDKWENTSDTLYAEITPWKESLLDKTKFQLVKVMDDVSWDYHEGYHSRLWDGQIGGWNWGHTEYPIPFPHAFSIDLNVNVRLSQFQFWQRLDSQDLLYAHGAPKYFKLYGCEEGKDLQNPDNWVVLFDGEMKKPSGGAFGDALTQEDIEEAQRGHVFTLNQDVPFIRYFRFQSLMSWSGMETSVMSEITLWGDIQGEE from the coding sequence ATGAAAAATATAGCTTTTATACTTTTAATACTTGCAGCAGTTTGTTTTGCAAACTGCGCCGGTGATTACGAGGCCGAACCACGCGGTACGAATGATGGAAAAGCTCCGGCACCGATTACTAATATATCGGTGAAGAATGTAAACGGAGGAGCTATTATTAAATATACTCCTTCCGATGATGTCGATTTATTATACGTCAAAGCTATCTTCACTAATACCCGCGGAGAACAGCAGGAAGTAAAATCTTCCATGTATGTAGATTCTTTGGTAATAGAAGGGCTGGGGGATACACAAAAGAGAGAGGTCAAACTTTACTCTGTAGACCGCCACGAAAACTATTCCACACCGGCTATCGTGACTATTGAGCCTCTGACTCCTGCAGTCGTTCAGACACAAGAATCATTAAAAGTGACTGAAAGTTTTGGAGGTTTCTTCCTCGATTTCAATAATGCAGCAAGAAGTGCATTATCTTTCTACATTTACAAATGGGTAGATGAACACAATGAATACGAGATTCATGACGTATACTCCTCACAACAGGAAGAAGGTCGCCTGACTATAAAAGGCTTAGAACATAAATTATTGAAATTAGCCATCTTCGTTAGGGATAAATGGGAAAACACTTCCGACACATTGTATGCCGAAATTACTCCTTGGAAAGAAAGCTTATTAGATAAAACAAAATTCCAACTTGTTAAAGTTATGGATGATGTCAGCTGGGATTACCACGAAGGCTATCATTCCCGTCTATGGGACGGACAAATAGGTGGATGGAACTGGGGACATACCGAATACCCGATACCTTTCCCGCATGCCTTCAGTATTGATTTGAATGTCAATGTACGTCTCAGCCAATTCCAATTCTGGCAACGTCTGGACAGCCAAGACTTATTATATGCCCATGGAGCTCCCAAGTACTTCAAATTATATGGCTGCGAAGAGGGTAAAGATTTGCAGAATCCGGATAACTGGGTGGTATTATTTGATGGAGAAATGAAGAAACCATCCGGCGGGGCATTTGGTGATGCGCTTACTCAGGAAGATATTGAGGAAGCCCAAAGAGGCCATGTATTTACCCTTAACCAGGATGTACCATTCATTCGCTACTTCCGGTTCCAGAGTTTGATGTCATGGTCGGGAATGGAAACGTCAGTTATGTCAGAAATCACTCTTTGGGGAGATATCCAAGGCGAAGAATAA